The region actctaccctctgagccacagtcgccGTCAGAAGGCAGCAAATACAGCACacaccagatccactccttctgttcttacctttcacaataaaagccctaggcatataatattcgcaggcaaacagggttggaaattagcaccagccaccagcaaaatactggtaaaatatgcaggtggctgctagatttgcttcactcaccaaccaaaaaaacaaatgcaatctATTGAGTGGCTAGTAAATTTTGgtaaagttaatttccaacactgTAGGCAAGTATTTaacattttcgtgttgtttattcgtcacgagttaacagttgcttatttagaCATCCAGCAGTTATAAAGCAACGTCATGTTTCTGATCACCTGATGAATTTCCAATATTCACTCccctgattggtcagctggcccactctgttgtgattggtcaaccaaatcAAACTCTTCGGGCTCCCCTCCAGCTCCGCTCTTACTAGTTTTGTTttagggcgtgccaaactagccgctaagcaggtattatgcaaaattggtgacatcactacattacgaaaaggcgggacttcaagcaaggtgtttcaggcagttcaggagcagtgtttctgcggGGAAGAGTAACTcactttggcgtggactttggactttgtaactttccAACTTTCCAGAACTTTACCAtgcacaacaaaacaacacacttaAGGACAGggtaaaagcacaaaagcttTAACTCTGTGTTTGGtgtctaccaactcctgagggaaatatctggctctttttAGCTGCTACTGTAAATGCCCAGGGGAGAATGGCGACGGTAGGTTTGATGCCTTTCCACCATCTGCTCATGTTCCACTGGCCTCAGATCAGACAAGACAACCCGCTGAATTCAAGCATATTACTAAGCGGAGGAAAAGAAATGcaccactgtgttcaccagctagtctctaactgtgtctgttttCATAAAACACAGTTTAATTAAATCCTgaacaaaaaaatactgcaaagaCAAACCTTGACAAGCAGTTCCTGAAGAAAATGCATGTGACTGCATCTGATCAGCATGATCTTTCACGTAATCATCTTAAGAAAACTAATTGACCTTAATGAATTATATATGCAGTGGGAATGAATGAGGGTATAAGCACAATTCTGCACTTCTTGGGCTTTAATGAATATCAGTATATAACTCAAACTGTACATGTCATCATAAAAGGCTTATTTACAGTTGATTAATGTGATATTTGAATGCTTGTATTGTATATCTACAACAACTTACGTACATTTTGACATATGAATTATTTGGTGGCACTAACTGTAGAAGAAGATGTGAttttaaagttgttgtttttttaaataaaaaaacatatttttcaggCATGTCAGGgattataaaaaatgtatgcaaatgttAGCAAACAATAATAAGGCAACTTAAAAGTCTGCACactgtaaatatttaatatgcaAAGACATTTTGGGACCTTTTTCCACGAGCTTTATGTTAGATATCGGACTATATACAGGTGGCAGCCATGCataaacaattaatttattaagTCAGTGCTCATCACCAACAGCTGGCCTCATCCTGCACCTCCCCATGTGACCCACTCTGGATGGCAACCTCCTGCCAACCACTCATCAGCACCCTCTCTAACTTCACACCCACAACGGAATTAACCATCACTGAGCTCCCCCATAAAGCCAAACCCACTACCTGTCAGCTCGATCCCCTCCCCACAATCCTCGTCAAAGCCTGTCTGCCCTCCATCTCCCCCATGATCACAAGAATCATTAACTCCTCCCTCACCACCGGTATTGTACCCCCCACCCTCAAAACTGCTGCAATTACACCAACCCTCAAAAAACCCGGTGCTGACCCAGCTGATCTGAACCACTACAGGCCCGTCTCCAACCTCACCTTCATCTCCAAAACCCTTGAGAGAGTGGTCGCCGCCCAACTTCAGTCCCACCTCAACTCAAACAACCTCCATGAACCCTTCCAATCTGGTTTCCGCCCCAAACACAGTACTGAAACAGCCCTGGTCAAAATCACCAACGACCTCCTCCGTGCAGCTGACTCTGGGCTGCTCACCATCCTCATCGATCTCACTGCTGCCTTTGACACCATCTTGGGCTCTTTGCAGGTCTgatattaacttttttcactgcctgccactgtgtactgtgcaagtatttttttgtctcatctccttcaaacaactgaatTGAATTCAAGTTGGTTTgctaaaaactaaattttacaaggTTACATtggaacacatcatgataatgttataatttaccatcacCCAATACTAATTTTAGGCagaatagagcttgaatgcatcatactGTAACTCCTTTAACCTCCTTTATCGTTAGTAGctgcgttatttagccaagcaggattGTGATGTCCACTGGCcgctaacggctaacgttactagctctcctcctgtcgatatcaacatggatttgttgttcacaatgtagcattattaggaaaaaaaataggGTACGCCCCCCTCAGGTTTATTAGCGCCATGCTGTTGAGCGTTTTTTTCTCTGCGCCTTGGCACCGGTTCCAATCAAACTGAAAcctgatacagcgtgcgtatggcGTTACGTCATTGAgcatgcgtaactgtcggaaaTCATTGATAAGAGGAATCAATACTCACGGAGGCATGTGATTCAAAGGAATCTTACATCTACATACcaattctctattcccatccctaCTGCACGGCCTGACGAttttacccgccactgccaacaatttacccgcatttagTGGTTGCTAATTTCATAAGCTGGCTCTGGGAggtttttttggacatttttcagactttaagaATAATCCAGCATTCAAAAGGCATGGGGGCTTACCTCTGTTTTAAATGTAGCAGCATGTTCTTTACATCCTGGGAGTCCTTTGACAAAAGTGGCCACCTGAtgaaaaaaatgaggaaaacaaCTTAGAGCTAAAAGCTACAGacaggctgtcaatcacttttaATCAATAAATGTTTAATCAAAGTGCCTTGTATGTCTTTTTTGAAGTGACAGGCAGAAAAAGAGCAATTCAGATCCAGAAAAGCTCTCCTTGAATATTCATGCACAGTCGCAGTTTCCCCGAACAACTAGATGCCTTCATGTTGGATGAGTGAATGAGGAGCATGTCTGCTTTTCATGTGTTGGcgcagtgtgagtgtgtaagCATGTCTGACCTCCTCAGCGCTCCAAGTGGCCACTCTCTTGGCAGTCAGCCCCAGGACCTCAGGCAGCAGCTGGCAGTGTTTGTCCCAGCAGAGAGCCACCCGGTGGGGCGGAGAGGCCGAGATGCCGGGGGAGAACACGGACTCGTGGAGGGCCTGCTGGAGAGAGATGGCGTCTGGAGAGGCTGAGGAGAGGGAAGGCAGCGGTCAGTGGGAGTGGGGTGGATGATTTACAAGCTTCATCATGtctcattttacacacattcacacgcacCTTTACTTTCGCCAATCTCCTCTTTAACGTAGTGCATTTTCAGGTATTTGGGAACTGGAGCAGTCCTGAAGAAATATACAAGTTAGAAGTCACTCTCTAGTACTAGAGAACATCTTCAGCAGTGAGCTACAGCAGCACAGCTGGCTGTGATGGTTTCATGACTGTACCGTTTAGGCCTTGTTCCATTGTGGCTCTGCTCGCTGGCTCCACCCGGTGGCTCCGGCTGAGTGTTGCGTCCTACACGCTCAGCTTCCACTGTCACCGGTTTCCTAGCAACACAGATAACCCGCTCTCAGATACAGACCACTGGACAGAGTTGTATGCAAAACACTTGCAAGGAGTTCTCTTGGGAGTGTTAGTGGCTTTTgaaaaaggtgcaatgtgtaagatatgGCCAgagttttagtttaaaacattcagtGAACTAACATTATCTACAGAATGTGAAGAGATTACAGTGTTGACGTTGTGTCAAAGacgtctatgtattgtgttgcagagatgagatctactgaaatgagcatgctaaccagctaaccCCAGCCCGTCCGGTCTTGTAATTCCACTTGTTCCTCAAGAagcgatagtgagtcactgtagcatccagtctgccctcagtccaacatgagtGGATAAAGAAGCTGAGCTGCCTCGAGGGCTTGTGTTTTCGGTGTACCCTAATAGGCGAGGGCTGGAGTCTAGGGACACTGAGTATTGGACATGCGGCACCAGAATTAGGGACAGCGAGCCGACTGATTCCACcaaagaaaaggacattaaatTACATTGAAATTAACTTCCCTTTAAATCATCAAGCGGTGGATTTTAGACGCTCTTGATAAGGGAACAGATCTGGTCGGTGGCAGAGCAAAACAGAGTAATgctttctcctcccctcctagTTATAGGAGCACTGATTCAGTGTAGATTGAGCTCACCTGTGTCTCTAAACAGCACAGGTGAGCCTGAGGCTCCTCCGAGAGCTCATCAGGGTCATGGCAGACATTGAACACTTTCTAACAGCTTGCCAATAAATATCCATTGTCCGTGTGCATTttgagtttgtttattggattaaatccaaacaCTCGCCTCGTCCTCCCCACCACCGGGAGGCTGCTTCGTTGGGAGCAGAGCATGCAGCAGCTCCAGGAGACGGAGACAGTTAGCAGTCAGCTCGAATTCAGCCAGTGCAAACCCAGCACCGGGGTTTTGATCACCGCTCCATCCTCCGCCGAACGTTTGCCTCAtgaacgttatggttcccttatagcattgggtttacaTCCGAAATAATGCCAGACAGTACTGACTATAATGTTTGCCGTGATaaatgtgtgaaatctgactcctgctactctgtgctgaggcTCCTTATGGAGacgacactttcactttcagttaaGTAATATAATCAGTGTATGCCCGAACACCGTAACACagtgtaacaccgactaccgcggcaaaCCTATGCTGATTGAAGGTCCTTCTTCCAGAGCCACCGCTCCCCTCCCGGCGCGGTAGTCTCCTGGCCACGGGTAGGACAAAACGAAAATACAAGTTGTTTCctcatttctgccactttggattaaGTCCAATAAACAAACCATCAAAACGTACACAGACCGTACAGCCCCCGGttagtggcacagtaaacacaaagatgGCTAACGTAAACTACAGGCCGACGCCACACGTTAAGATTATAAGATAAGTGGTATTTTGGCCgtctctcagagtttcagcagtttggttgtATTCTTGCCCCGCTGTTAGTTAGTACAGTAGTTGGctttttgtaaatgtatattgtatggacccagtagcAGAGGTGAAATTCTGCCTCCTATTTccttggagcatgtggccagGCATTATACATTGCAccttttaaagtgtgtttgtgctgtttttgtGGAGTGGTAGCCGCAAACCTGTTCTGAGAGTCTTCAGCTCCTTCCGGCTGGTCTGGCGTCGAGGAGGTCTGTGTCGTGGTGTTCGTGTTCGTGTTAGGATCCGGGCGTCGCCCGCGTGGATGAGGTCCACTGAGGGCGAGGGGTCGTTCTCCACTGAGGCGGTCTGGCAGCAAGCCCTCCTTGTTCAGATTCAACTCCGAGTAGGGACAGCTCACCTGACTGCACACACAGAAGACACAAACATTTTACCCAGGCCCAaaactaattttattttaattttttacttttgatgctCTGCAATTTAACAGCTAAAACAAATAGGAAGAAGAAACAGCTAGAAATCACCTTAAAGACTCaaaactcccacacacacacacacacacacacacataagtaacacattaacactgCAGGCAGCCCACACAAGTATAAATGACAGTAAAGAACACTGAgactctttcttctcctcctgtaCGCATTACATACACAATCCCCAAACATTGATAAAATGAGACTAAACTATTGATGTGCTGTTTGAGCAACAGTAATAAGACACAGCAAAGATAGAAGagaaatcagaaaaataatttataGTGAGGATTTCATAAATAGCCCTTTAGGTTAGAATGTACTGGTAAAAGGTATGTTAAAAAGTATTACACCAAAGGAGAAGTGCAAAGTAACGACAGCTTActgagacagaaaatgaattcaGAATATCTAAgatatgaaaataaaagaatatgaaATACATTCACTATGAAGTAAGTGATTTGGGAAATAATCATATATGCATCATACGACATTAAGATTGAGAAACAATaggaaacacagagaaagagcaacaacaataaaaaacaaaaagactgtGAAAGTGAGTATGTGCTACTAACGTGTAGTGGGTCCCATAGCGAGGTCCTCTAATGTGGCCAACACCGTTGCATCCTGGGGTAGGACATCCTTGTCCTGGGGCAGTCACTAAATCACTGGAgcctgaaaaaaattaaaaaaaatatatatatacaccgtatatacacatatacacaaggGAGTGATCATAAAACTATGCACACAACTGCAAGAAGAccatttctatttttaattcattatagAGACAAACTGTGCTGACAAATCtgttgaaattacatttttggatCCTTCTCAAATCTCTGCAATCTATTGCAAGTCGGAAGTCAAGCATCTACAGAGGACCTACATCAATTACCACCGCGCCATTAGCAGTGTAGAAAGTACCCATCTTTAAATTAACAACTAGAAAATTCTGTGGGGAAATATTTCTGTAAATCTAATTTAAGGCATTTTAAAAGGTATAATAAGTAACAGTTGTCGTTTGGAGCTTGTaaacagcattcaaagttggctaCACCTCCACAGCTCAACAAGCTGAGAGGTAGAgggagagcagcgatggtcaagcgagctatagagtgaatgaagactGTTCTCTCTGCTCGGTGCGTTTGCCTCGGCCAAACTGACACACCGATAGCAGCGCACAACAGCCactgcacacagcagaggagagacagaggaataGGGGAACTCGCAGCGATGTAACAAACCCGTTCTCATCTGTCAAATATGGCCACAAAGCATCTAAAGGAGGACTTGTGCAAAATAATGTATAGCCTAATGCTTGTGCCTTGGTCAGAAGCcaaggggcatgacaaagcggcggtatttaaccacctgaacgggctgcacaccctgtgCGCTGTTACTGGTTGGGGGTTACACGCCCACGTGGGGCCCAAAGGCTGTTGGCTGAAGCCCAGCAGCGTCCCCGAGCAAATCAAAATTAGAAGAAAAGagtaaatacaggcagaggtacagggtctctgcagaaacagacaccgccacacatttctagtggggcataagtgatgattgagagggattactttattctatacattgttttttaggaaattgttgcatattatacctttaaggaTCTGTGGGAACCCTGTTAAAAGAGATGGGAGGAGTAGGCTAGTGCGGCATGCTCGCTCAACTCAATGGAAATAGCAGCTACAACATTGTTCCAGTACgtttcacaacaaaaacactacaTGAAGTAAAATAATTATGATAACTTAATTTTTTGTGTATGCCGCGATGTTGCTGTGATGTCAGGTGTGTTTATGTCGGCGAACTCGGGCTGGATAAATTTTGCCCGAGGTTCCAACCTGAATGAACGTTCCATTGCACTTTACCGTGTCGGAGGTAGTTTTTTCACAGAGTTTCGAGTTCAATGGATTGCAGCATTAGAAAGCTCGACTGACTTCTTTGAATATCAGACAGGACAGAAAGGAAGAGTGTGTCTCACCGTTTGGGTATTGTAGTGGGTGTCCGGTTTTCTGACACCACCCTACAGGGTGTAGATCAGGGCAGTCTGTCTCCACCCAATAGTCATACTCTGAGCTCCAGCCATCAAAATGAATCTAGATGAGAAAGGGCATTAAAGCACATTAGACGGAAGCTGAGCACAGAGCAAGTCGAAACACATCCAGAGGAGGAGACAGGTTGTACCTTTAGTCGGTGGTCCTCTGTGTCCACTATGGTTGCAACACGGATGAGCATGGGGTTCCTCTTATCCACAGCTTCCACTTTCATCCCAAACTGGAAGCCATGTGGAGGTCGCTGCGAAGACAGGGCAAAACAATAATCACAAAACTGCATCTCAACTACAATCATACATATTAtaaatcctgtgtgtgtgtgtgtgtgtgtgtgtgtgtgtgtgagaaccgTACTGGTTTGAAAGCCCGAGCAGGAGCAGCCTGTGTGCCCGTCTCTTCCAGGTATTTCTCCCATGAGAAACTCTTGGGTTGTTTATATTCTAAAGAAGATgtaaacaatacattttatcATCAGAATCTAAATgtgttttagcatttatttttgataatgtTAGATTCTGCATTCCTTACAGTATATTAAAGTAGCTTATACTGACCCATGTGTGTCTTGGTCTGTGTCTTACCAGCTGGCGTGGTCAGAGTTAGCTCAGCCTCTTCACAATATCCCACAGGATGGATGTATGGACTGCTAGCGTCACAccttgacagaaaaaaacaactactaGGTAAACAGGCACACAATAACAGTTTTAGACTTTTTGTTCCAGCTGCATAAACTCTGAAgttatgtgtgtttgtccaaCTTGTCCAGACTTTTTGTCCAATTTCCAAACTTGTCAAGACCTAGTCACTTTCATTTCTAATAACTTTCCGTCCTCTCTGTACCTTAAATACACAGGCACCATGCTGATGTCGTACAGACATTTACCTACTGTAGGTTTCACTTGGATTTACTGCTAAAGCAGTCCTCCAGGTAGACTGGGGAATTTGTGGGATCATACCAATTCTAGGGATGTCAAGGTGAGGAAATTTTCTCACCGGTTAATAcgggtgttaccgattacatcggacattttacaagaaacaaTGATGGTCAACATATgcagagcgcttactttgatctttaacattGGATGGTTGTGCCTGGCCTCTACGATCGAGCTTTCGCTGCAGGGCTGCAGGTTTTCACCCTGCGCTGTGAACGCCCCACACGctgattgcctcattaacgttatggttaccttatagcattgggtttaaatcagaaatattgccaaattggCACTTCTGCTTTTTGCTttaacaccaaatcctccgccgtCTTGTCTCTCAACTCTCCCGTgggtgtgaaatctgactcctgctactctgagctgagactccgtacggagcagatactttcactttcagttacatagcgtccgtcgtccgactatgtatcgATAACACGGTGAAGATACgcgaaaattaactaaatgggttttatttctaaaaagcACAAGGACGGTGGGGGGCAGTGGACAAGAATCGTCTCTTACCAATAATCATATGTGTCATCCCAGTTGTCGAAATGAATGAGCAGTCGGTtgtcaacaacagcagcaatggTTGCTACGCAGATCAACGATGGGTTCTTCCTGTCGATCGCCTCCAGCTTCATCCCTGCTCTAAATCCAGACGGCGTCACagactgaaataaaaataataataataaaaaatacacatttagcaCACACAACCCCTTAATTTAAGAACAATATGATGACTTTAGAGTAtttgattgtgtgtgttcaATACTCACTGTGTTGAGGCTCTTGAAAAGGTGTTTTGGGGCCAGCTGACCTCTACAGTTCTTCACGTACATGCTCCAATTAAACTCTCCATCCTTACAACCTACAAGACAAACTCACTCGGTAAGGTTGTTTGTAAAATCAtcgatactgtatgtgtgacagttgtgtgtgtgtgtgtgtgtgtgtgtgcgtgtgtgtgtgtcactaccTTTAGGCAACAATAACTTATGCCCATTCTTCTCACACCAGCCTGCTGGCTTCATATCCCACGAGTCGGCATTGGCCCAGAAGTCGTAGCATTCTGGGTAACCATCAAAGTGGAGCCTTACCCTGTAGCCTTGTATCTGAGAGGCAAAGGGACATAATTATAAACAGGGATAAAGATAGAAGCGGTCTAGTCACAAACAACTATACATACCTCTGCAACAGAGAGAACACAGAACAGAGACGGGTGAGACGGGTCCAGCCCCTCCAGCTTCATTCCCACCTTAAAACTGTTCCTGCTTTGAGGAAGCGACTGGTGCTGCAAGACATCATAGCACAGTCATGATTTGGCTTATCTGAGACCAAATAAACAAATCTGgttaaacttaaaaaatatatatatatataaaattgtcAAGTGTATAAGGGGGAAAAGTACCTCTTTGAATAGTTTAACAGGAGCAG is a window of Sebastes umbrosus isolate fSebUmb1 chromosome 11, fSebUmb1.pri, whole genome shotgun sequence DNA encoding:
- the l3mbtl1b gene encoding lethal(3)malignant brain tumor-like protein 4 isoform X6 codes for the protein MTDTPPSDGPSQGAEFDMMGALDWKDGIATLPGSDIRFRMTEFGTLEIVTDLEVKGQKKEPKRQTLDPAQSHTPTPPPEGQPQTGTATAPAKQSQPGSSQAKAPGPVLLSLEEGPSMEGPSVEVGPSVEVGSSADTGPNGELSRCRACGGRVPRDALLQGKFCSSICAQPSSGSKIVLFYRSSPGEARESQAIEGERLGKRVRKKRKIYMDSGDEEEDNQEEPEEKAKTTKGRRGAKIAKLVTAPANKKRAWSWPAYLEEEKAIAAPVKLFKEHQSLPQSRNSFKVGMKLEGLDPSHPSLFCVLSVAEIQGYRVRLHFDGYPECYDFWANADSWDMKPAGWCEKNGHKLLLPKGCKDGEFNWSMYVKNCRGQLAPKHLFKSLNTSVTPSGFRAGMKLEAIDRKNPSLICVATIAAVVDNRLLIHFDNWDDTYDYWCDASSPYIHPVGYCEEAELTLTTPAGKTQTKTHMEYKQPKSFSWEKYLEETGTQAAPARAFKPRPPHGFQFGMKVEAVDKRNPMLIRVATIVDTEDHRLKIHFDGWSSEYDYWVETDCPDLHPVGWCQKTGHPLQYPNGSSDLVTAPGQGCPTPGCNGVGHIRGPRYGTHYTQVSCPYSELNLNKEGLLPDRLSGERPLALSGPHPRGRRPDPNTNTNTTTQTSSTPDQPEGAEDSQNRKPVTVEAERVGRNTQPEPPGGASEQSHNGTRPKRTAPVPKYLKMHYVKEEIGESKASPDAISLQQALHESVFSPGISASPPHRVALCWDKHCQLLPEVLGLTAKRVATWSAEEVATFVKGLPGCKEHAATFKTEQIDGEAFLLLTQADIVKILSIKLGPALKIYNSILMLKNADEE
- the l3mbtl1b gene encoding lethal(3)malignant brain tumor-like protein 4 isoform X5 — protein: MICLDGVGDIRGVGMTDTPPSDGPSQGAEFDMMGALDWKDGIATLPGSDIRFRMTEFGTLEIVTDLEVKGQKKEPKRQTLDPAQSHTPTPPPEGQPQTGTATAPAKQSQPGSSQAKAPGPVLLSLEEGPSMEGPSVEVGPSVEVGSSADTGPNGELSRCRACGGRVPRDALLQGKFCSSICAQPSSGSKIVLFYRSSPGEARESQAIEGERLGKRVRKKRKIYMDSGDEEEDNQEEPEEKAKTTKGRRGAKIAKLVTAPANKKRAWSWPAYLEEEKAIAAPVKLFKEHQSLPQSRNSFKVGMKLEGLDPSHPSLFCVLSVAEIQGYRVRLHFDGYPECYDFWANADSWDMKPAGWCEKNGHKLLLPKGCKDGEFNWSMYVKNCRGQLAPKHLFKSLNTSVTPSGFRAGMKLEAIDRKNPSLICVATIAAVVDNRLLIHFDNWDDTYDYWCDASSPYIHPVGYCEEAELTLTTPAGKTQTKTHMEYKQPKSFSWEKYLEETGTQAAPARAFKPRPPHGFQFGMKVEAVDKRNPMLIRVATIVDTEDHRLKIHFDGWSSEYDYWVETDCPDLHPVGWCQKTGHPLQYPNGSSDLVTAPGQGCPTPGCNGVGHIRGPRYGTHYTQVSCPYSELNLNKEGLLPDRLSGERPLALSGPHPRGRRPDPNTNTNTTTQTSSTPDQPEGAEDSQNRKPVTVEAERVGRNTQPEPPGGASEQSHNGTRPKRTAPVPKYLKMHYVKEEIGESKASPDAISLQQALHESVFSPGISASPPHRVALCWDKHCQLLPEVLGLTAKRVATWSAEEVATFVKGLPGCKEHAATFKTEQIDGEAFLLLTQADIVKILSIKLGPALKIYNSILMLKNADEE